In Treponema rectale, a single genomic region encodes these proteins:
- the ribD gene encoding bifunctional diaminohydroxyphosphoribosylaminopyrimidine deaminase/5-amino-6-(5-phosphoribosylamino)uracil reductase RibD — MKSSISNYSEKDFMRRAIKLALQGEGFVHPNPMVGAVIVRDNKILAEGYHHNYGNLHAERDALKNAAEQNISVEGAELFVTLEPCCHHGKQPPCTQAIIDAKIKKVYIGSRDPNPLVNGKGVQILKDAGIEVIQDFLKEECDSINKIFFHYIKYKTPYVILKYAMTLDGQTATYTKDSKWISGNSSRTNVHKTRANVSAVLTGIQTALADNPMLNCRLEDGKKHFNPVRIVLDSSVQLKKDSALVRTAKEIPVIDVCAENLSSEESERMTELKNLGVEFIQIESCEGKIDLEKLLVLLGERGIDSILVESGGFLNASFLFQKKNPLVNEIHVYLAPKFFGNDGTSIFNPVRGLGVELAKDALTLKKPEIEFFDDDILLKYEV, encoded by the coding sequence ATGAAAAGTTCGATATCAAACTATTCTGAAAAAGACTTTATGCGCCGTGCAATTAAACTTGCTTTACAGGGAGAAGGTTTTGTTCATCCTAATCCGATGGTGGGAGCAGTTATTGTACGCGATAATAAAATTCTTGCAGAAGGATATCATCATAACTATGGCAATCTTCATGCAGAACGGGATGCATTAAAAAATGCTGCCGAACAGAATATTTCTGTAGAAGGTGCTGAACTTTTTGTAACGCTGGAACCCTGCTGTCATCACGGAAAACAGCCGCCATGCACTCAGGCAATTATCGATGCAAAGATAAAAAAAGTTTACATAGGAAGCAGAGATCCTAATCCTCTTGTTAACGGTAAAGGCGTTCAGATTTTAAAAGACGCCGGAATAGAAGTTATTCAGGATTTTCTAAAAGAAGAATGTGATTCAATAAATAAAATTTTCTTTCATTATATAAAATACAAAACACCATACGTTATTTTAAAATACGCCATGACTTTAGACGGTCAGACTGCAACCTATACAAAAGACAGCAAATGGATAAGCGGAAATTCCTCAAGGACAAACGTTCATAAAACACGGGCAAATGTTTCTGCAGTTCTTACAGGAATTCAGACAGCCCTTGCAGACAATCCCATGCTGAACTGCCGCCTTGAAGACGGAAAAAAACATTTTAACCCTGTACGCATAGTTTTAGATTCCTCAGTGCAGTTAAAAAAAGACAGCGCCCTTGTCCGCACTGCAAAAGAAATTCCTGTTATAGATGTATGCGCAGAAAATCTTTCTTCTGAAGAATCAGAACGCATGACTGAATTAAAAAATCTGGGAGTTGAATTTATTCAGATTGAAAGCTGCGAAGGCAAAATAGATTTAGAAAAACTGCTTGTACTTTTAGGTGAGCGGGGAATAGACAGTATTCTTGTAGAAAGCGGAGGTTTTTTAAACGCATCGTTTTTATTCCAGAAAAAAAATCCTCTTGTAAATGAAATACATGTTTACCTTGCACCAAAATTTTTTGGTAATGACGGAACTAGTATTTTTAATCCGGTAAGAGGTCTGGGAGTTGAGCTTGCTAAAGATGCCCTGACACTAAAAAAACCGGAAATAGAATTTTTTGATGACGACATTCTTTTAAAATATGAGGTTTAA
- a CDS encoding riboflavin synthase yields MFTGIIEEKGSVSQITQNGSSLVLELNCSFAKELSLGESVAVNGVCLTVTNISDSSFCADVTPETFRRTSLGALSAGSPVNLERAMKADGRFGGHIVSGHIDGTGKLLNSVKEDNAVNVFFSVDEKLGRYIIEKGSVAIDGISLTVASVSKENSRYIFSIAVIPHTWENTTLCKKNAGAVVNIECDVVGKYIEHFLNFKSDTGKNEEKIPEEFYSNFPSYH; encoded by the coding sequence ATGTTCACGGGAATTATAGAAGAAAAAGGAAGCGTATCTCAAATAACTCAGAACGGATCTTCTCTTGTTCTTGAATTAAACTGTTCCTTTGCAAAAGAACTTTCTTTAGGAGAAAGCGTAGCTGTAAACGGAGTATGTCTTACTGTAACAAATATTTCTGATTCATCTTTCTGTGCTGATGTTACTCCTGAAACTTTCAGAAGAACTTCACTAGGTGCACTTTCTGCAGGAAGTCCTGTAAACCTTGAACGGGCAATGAAAGCAGACGGTCGCTTTGGAGGACACATAGTAAGCGGTCACATTGACGGTACCGGAAAACTTTTAAATTCAGTAAAAGAAGATAATGCCGTAAATGTATTTTTTTCTGTTGATGAAAAGCTTGGCCGATACATTATAGAAAAAGGTTCTGTTGCAATCGACGGAATCAGTCTTACGGTAGCTTCAGTTTCTAAAGAAAACAGCCGGTATATATTCAGCATAGCAGTAATTCCCCACACCTGGGAAAACACAACCCTGTGTAAAAAAAATGCCGGTGCTGTAGTAAATATTGAGTGTGATGTTGTAGGAAAATACATCGAACACTTCTTAAATTTTAAATCCGATACAGGAAAGAATGAAGAAAAAATTCCTGAAGAATTTTATTCAAACTTTCCCAGCTATCACTGA
- a CDS encoding alpha/beta hydrolase: MKKSLKIFIPVISFFLIIILSLFLAANYLLKEALSPVHPNDAPDSDYYIGQPEKPAPDPSDTVETAAYNSFNASYAWLKENSIKCSTQSFDGLKLNAYLAKQKDECHNYIITVHGWKSKPKNISSYAEHFYQNKFNVLVPGMRGHGWSDGDFIDMGYFCKYDIKEWCSYITQNDPEARIALWGISMGGTTVMLTTGLELPQNILCAVEDCGYASAWDQLCYRLKIEYNLPAFPLMNMADSFIKSKYNFSLKDVDCLEALKKSRTPILFIHGLKDDFVPPDNLQRCYDAAACEKKLLEIPEAVHARSVFTDSEKYWSTVDAFLNKYFFPQEEITE, encoded by the coding sequence ATGAAAAAGTCACTTAAAATTTTTATACCTGTAATTTCATTTTTTTTAATCATAATCCTTTCATTATTCCTTGCTGCAAATTATCTTTTAAAAGAAGCCCTTTCACCTGTTCACCCGAATGATGCACCTGACTCAGATTACTATATCGGGCAGCCGGAAAAACCTGCGCCGGATCCTTCTGATACTGTCGAGACAGCAGCTTACAATTCTTTTAACGCTTCCTACGCCTGGCTTAAAGAAAATTCCATAAAATGTTCAACACAGAGCTTTGACGGTCTTAAGTTAAATGCTTATCTTGCAAAACAGAAAGATGAATGCCACAACTATATAATAACTGTTCACGGCTGGAAATCAAAACCAAAAAATATTTCTTCATACGCAGAACATTTTTATCAGAATAAGTTTAACGTACTTGTCCCGGGAATGAGAGGTCACGGCTGGAGTGACGGAGACTTTATTGATATGGGATATTTCTGCAAATACGATATAAAAGAATGGTGTTCCTATATAACCCAAAACGATCCTGAAGCACGCATTGCCCTTTGGGGTATTTCTATGGGCGGAACTACAGTAATGCTTACAACAGGACTTGAACTTCCGCAAAACATACTTTGTGCCGTAGAAGACTGCGGCTACGCTTCTGCATGGGATCAGTTATGTTACAGACTCAAAATTGAATATAATCTGCCGGCCTTTCCATTAATGAACATGGCAGATTCATTTATAAAATCAAAATACAACTTCAGTTTAAAAGACGTAGACTGTCTTGAAGCCTTAAAAAAATCCAGAACGCCTATACTTTTTATTCATGGTCTTAAGGATGATTTTGTTCCGCCAGACAACTTACAGCGCTGTTACGATGCCGCTGCCTGTGAAAAAAAGCTTCTTGAAATTCCAGAAGCCGTTCATGCAAGATCAGTCTTTACTGATTCAGAAAAATACTGGTCAACGGTAGATGCATTCCTGAATAAATACTTCTTTCCTCAGGAAGAAATAACAGAATGA
- a CDS encoding TVP38/TMEM64 family protein, whose translation MSSETSLEDSSVNNTDEHNNCTSTDSAPKKKSYFKLTLTILFLIAFVIVAGFLIYQYKQGSFKNWQTFKNYINSFGLFGPIFLTIFQCVKVLYVVIAGGIGCAAGGALFGPLVGFICNYIGIVSGSILAFCISKRFGPSFMHMLFSEKKINKYMTWMNKYKKHYTIFLWIAICSPIAPDDFLCYFTGASGMSYRRFLLIIFTAKIWSILGYSLIFGLNFH comes from the coding sequence ATGAGTTCAGAAACAAGCTTAGAAGATTCATCAGTAAATAACACTGATGAACACAATAATTGTACTTCTACTGATTCCGCACCAAAGAAAAAAAGTTATTTTAAATTAACTCTTACAATTTTGTTTTTAATAGCTTTTGTAATAGTCGCAGGATTCTTAATCTATCAGTATAAACAGGGAAGTTTTAAGAACTGGCAGACTTTCAAGAATTATATAAACAGTTTCGGACTTTTCGGACCAATCTTCCTTACAATATTCCAGTGCGTAAAAGTTCTTTATGTAGTTATTGCCGGCGGTATCGGCTGTGCTGCAGGCGGCGCTTTATTTGGGCCTCTTGTAGGATTTATCTGCAACTATATCGGAATTGTCAGCGGTTCAATCCTGGCATTCTGTATTTCTAAAAGATTCGGACCTTCATTCATGCACATGCTGTTTTCTGAAAAGAAAATCAACAAATACATGACATGGATGAATAAATATAAAAAGCATTATACGATTTTCCTCTGGATTGCCATCTGTTCACCTATTGCACCGGATGACTTCCTCTGCTACTTTACCGGAGCGTCAGGAATGTCCTACAGAAGATTCCTTCTGATAATATTTACTGCTAAAATCTGGAGTATTCTCGGTTACAGCCTTATTTTTGGACTGAATTTTCACTAA
- the ribH gene encoding 6,7-dimethyl-8-ribityllumazine synthase yields the protein MNIIEGKMIASKKDGSKIKIGIVAARFNEFIVSKLIEGARDALLRHDVPEENIDLCWVPGSFEIPVAAQKMAETKKYDALICLGAVIRGSTSHYDYVCAEVSKGVAQVGLNEKMPVMFGILTTDTIQQAIERAGTKAGNKGYDCALGAIEMVNMMNQF from the coding sequence ATGAACATTATTGAAGGAAAAATGATTGCTTCTAAAAAAGACGGAAGCAAAATCAAAATCGGAATTGTTGCAGCCCGCTTCAATGAATTTATCGTATCAAAACTTATTGAAGGAGCAAGAGACGCTCTCTTACGTCATGATGTTCCGGAAGAAAACATTGATCTCTGCTGGGTTCCGGGAAGTTTTGAAATTCCTGTTGCAGCACAGAAAATGGCAGAAACAAAAAAATACGATGCCCTTATCTGTCTTGGTGCAGTAATCCGCGGTTCAACAAGCCACTATGATTATGTATGTGCAGAAGTTTCTAAAGGAGTTGCACAGGTTGGCCTTAACGAAAAGATGCCGGTAATGTTCGGTATCCTTACAACTGATACCATTCAGCAGGCTATCGAAAGAGCAGGTACAAAAGCCGGAAACAAAGGCTATGACTGCGCTCTCGGTGCAATTGAAATGGTAAACATGATGAATCAATTCTAA
- a CDS encoding pyridoxal phosphate-dependent aminotransferase translates to MNTREDRLSTTIQKIPPSGIRKFFEMLIGHDDVISLSVGEPDFPTPWCMREEAFYHLEKGHTSYTSNWGLLELREEIAKYMNRYGMDYNPVNEILITVGASEGVDAVLRAVLNEGDEILVSQPCYVNYTPLAELCHAKVVPVDSSKNNFYPTAEQIESLVTPKTKALMICSPNNPTGTMIPKEELAKIAEVCKKHQIWVISDEIYCELAYEDAEHVSIGSFDGMKDYTIVLNGFSKSFAMTGWRIGYIAAPAEILAQIVKLHGYNTICAPIFSQYAALEGLRHGWKDVEKMRISYQQRRNLMVKAFNDMGLPVPEPKGAFYMFPDISSTGMTSEEFATKLFQQHNVAVVPGSVFGLGGEGHIRVCYATSIEKIKVALDRIKQFVQENRK, encoded by the coding sequence ATGAATACTCGTGAAGACAGATTGAGTACGACAATACAGAAAATTCCTCCAAGTGGAATTCGTAAATTTTTTGAAATGCTTATCGGACATGATGATGTAATTTCTCTGTCTGTTGGTGAACCGGATTTTCCGACGCCATGGTGCATGAGGGAAGAAGCTTTCTATCATCTTGAAAAAGGACATACAAGCTATACAAGTAACTGGGGTCTTCTTGAACTTCGTGAAGAAATTGCAAAGTACATGAACCGTTATGGAATGGATTATAATCCTGTAAATGAAATTCTTATAACTGTAGGTGCAAGTGAAGGTGTAGATGCTGTTCTCCGTGCCGTTCTTAATGAAGGGGATGAAATTCTTGTAAGTCAGCCTTGTTACGTAAACTATACTCCTCTTGCAGAGTTGTGTCATGCAAAGGTTGTTCCGGTAGATTCAAGCAAAAATAATTTTTATCCTACAGCAGAACAGATTGAATCTCTTGTTACTCCAAAAACAAAAGCCCTTATGATTTGTTCTCCAAATAATCCTACGGGAACAATGATTCCTAAAGAAGAACTGGCAAAAATTGCAGAAGTATGTAAGAAACATCAGATCTGGGTTATCAGTGATGAGATTTACTGTGAGCTTGCTTATGAAGATGCAGAACATGTGAGCATAGGTTCATTTGACGGAATGAAAGATTACACCATTGTACTTAATGGATTTTCAAAATCTTTTGCAATGACGGGATGGCGTATCGGATATATTGCAGCTCCTGCAGAAATTCTTGCACAGATTGTTAAACTTCATGGATACAATACTATTTGTGCTCCTATATTCAGTCAGTATGCAGCTCTTGAAGGACTTCGCCACGGATGGAAAGATGTAGAAAAAATGCGCATCAGTTATCAGCAGCGAAGAAACCTCATGGTAAAGGCATTTAATGACATGGGACTTCCTGTTCCTGAGCCAAAGGGTGCTTTTTATATGTTCCCGGATATTTCTTCAACTGGTATGACCAGTGAAGAGTTTGCCACTAAACTTTTCCAGCAGCATAATGTTGCGGTTGTTCCGGGCAGTGTGTTTGGTCTTGGCGGAGAAGGACATATACGTGTCTGCTATGCAACGAGTATAGAAAAGATAAAAGTCGCCCTGGACAGGATAAAGCAGTTTGTTCAGGAAAACAGAAAGTAG
- a CDS encoding diacylglycerol/lipid kinase family protein: MYYFIVNKTGGSGKAVKRWNKLQKFLNKSNIEYKVIFSEYVMHAKKIASELCSLNEKVKVIVVGGDGTLNEVINGITDFSKISLGIIPAGSGNDFSRQFKIPRHNSKRAFKKILRNQASGKEKFIDLGQARFTTESGEEKNLLFSISSGMGFDALICEKNDSSKLKKALNKMHMGKFSYLAISLQTIFLMKPFGATVHFEDAGTPENSTLRLDHMIFLAAMNFRAEGGGIKMSPMAVPDDGYFTICAVSNVKKLLLLQKFLLLATSLHVKNKSFTFRNTAKFSIKSDVPVTIHTDGEFFTNISEIHYTCHHNKLSVLV; encoded by the coding sequence ATGTATTATTTTATTGTTAATAAAACCGGTGGAAGCGGTAAAGCCGTTAAACGCTGGAATAAATTGCAGAAATTTCTTAATAAGTCAAATATTGAATACAAAGTTATCTTTTCTGAATACGTAATGCACGCAAAAAAGATTGCTTCTGAATTATGCAGCCTTAACGAAAAAGTAAAAGTTATTGTCGTAGGCGGAGACGGCACTCTTAATGAAGTCATAAATGGAATTACAGATTTCTCTAAAATTTCTTTGGGAATAATTCCCGCCGGCTCCGGAAATGATTTTTCAAGACAATTTAAAATTCCACGGCACAATTCAAAAAGAGCCTTTAAGAAGATTCTCCGCAATCAGGCTTCAGGTAAAGAAAAATTTATTGATTTGGGACAGGCCCGCTTTACCACTGAATCCGGAGAAGAAAAGAACCTGCTCTTTTCAATAAGCAGCGGAATGGGATTTGACGCCCTTATATGTGAAAAAAATGATTCCTCAAAACTGAAAAAGGCCCTTAATAAAATGCACATGGGAAAATTCAGTTATCTGGCTATTTCCCTGCAGACCATTTTTTTAATGAAGCCTTTTGGTGCAACAGTACATTTTGAAGATGCCGGTACACCAGAAAACAGTACTTTACGCCTCGACCACATGATTTTTCTTGCAGCAATGAATTTCAGGGCAGAAGGCGGCGGTATAAAAATGAGTCCGATGGCTGTTCCTGATGACGGTTATTTTACAATATGTGCCGTCAGCAACGTAAAAAAACTCCTGCTTTTACAGAAATTCCTGCTGCTGGCAACGTCACTTCATGTAAAAAACAAGAGTTTTACCTTCAGAAACACGGCAAAATTCAGCATAAAGTCCGATGTTCCAGTAACAATTCACACAGATGGAGAATTTTTTACGAATATCAGTGAAATTCACTATACCTGCCACCACAACAAGCTTTCTGTACTTGTGTAG
- a CDS encoding tetratricopeptide repeat protein: MTYLIAGVVVISLIAVLMLIFGKKGGGMSAGGSGEHKNQAQIIRLANKKLAKDPYDPEGLFPIGDIYFSKQLWDKAFPVYMQLSKLPREKLTEEEYFLVLLRCGICAVHQNKFQEAVMSLSEAYKLNSRNFEVNYYLGLACFKSQQYEKAIPCFKKALIAKSDAEGVYFYLGQALYFTKKYRDSLPCFKKALDEDPSNKEALYDMADAMTEEGHGEKAIKVFMHLRPDPVYGSKSCLHAGVYHRKVGDSETAIQDFEIGLKHENALPEIKLEIEYNLAQVYFEKNQVAKGLTLLKTIRNVNSNYKDVNALISRYQELSQNSNLQIYLSAGSSDFVTLCRKFIAARYKNALVKIQDINVGPVFTDIVADVSTLKWSNVEVYRFFRTSGSTGELYVREFHGHIQDIKADRGFCVSAGTFTEEGRKYTEGRPIDLIEKSELVKVLKVISI, translated from the coding sequence ATGACTTATCTTATAGCCGGAGTAGTTGTAATTTCTCTTATAGCTGTGCTTATGCTTATATTCGGAAAAAAAGGCGGAGGAATGTCTGCCGGTGGTTCTGGAGAACATAAGAATCAGGCACAGATAATTCGTCTGGCAAATAAAAAACTTGCAAAGGATCCCTATGATCCGGAAGGGCTTTTTCCTATAGGAGACATTTATTTTTCAAAACAGTTATGGGATAAGGCATTTCCTGTTTATATGCAGCTTTCAAAACTTCCACGGGAAAAACTTACGGAAGAAGAATATTTTCTAGTTCTTTTAAGATGCGGAATCTGTGCCGTTCATCAGAATAAGTTTCAGGAAGCAGTTATGTCTCTGTCTGAAGCTTATAAACTTAATTCCCGTAATTTTGAAGTTAATTATTATCTTGGTCTTGCATGTTTTAAAAGCCAGCAGTATGAAAAGGCAATTCCCTGTTTTAAAAAAGCCCTTATTGCAAAGTCAGATGCGGAAGGTGTTTACTTCTATTTAGGACAGGCGCTTTATTTTACAAAAAAGTATCGTGACAGCCTTCCTTGTTTTAAGAAAGCTCTTGATGAAGATCCTTCCAATAAAGAAGCTCTTTATGATATGGCAGATGCTATGACAGAAGAAGGACATGGCGAAAAAGCTATAAAGGTTTTTATGCACTTAAGGCCGGATCCTGTTTATGGTTCAAAGTCTTGTCTTCATGCAGGTGTTTATCACAGAAAAGTTGGTGATAGCGAAACGGCAATTCAGGATTTTGAAATCGGTCTTAAACATGAGAATGCCCTTCCGGAAATAAAACTTGAAATTGAATATAATCTTGCTCAGGTTTATTTTGAAAAGAATCAGGTTGCAAAAGGTCTTACTCTTTTAAAAACAATACGAAATGTTAATTCAAATTATAAAGACGTAAATGCACTTATCAGCCGTTATCAGGAATTAAGTCAGAACTCTAACCTTCAGATTTATCTTAGTGCAGGAAGCAGTGATTTCGTAACCTTGTGCCGTAAGTTTATTGCTGCACGCTATAAGAATGCCCTCGTTAAAATTCAGGATATAAATGTCGGACCAGTGTTTACGGATATAGTTGCGGATGTTTCTACACTTAAATGGAGTAACGTAGAAGTTTATCGTTTCTTCAGGACTTCAGGTTCTACAGGAGAACTTTATGTACGTGAATTCCATGGTCACATTCAGGATATAAAAGCAGACCGTGGATTTTGTGTAAGTGCCGGAACTTTTACAGAAGAAGGCCGTAAGTATACGGAAGGCCGCCCTATTGATCTTATAGAAAAATCAGAACTCGTTAAAGTTTTAAAAGTTATTTCGATTTAA
- a CDS encoding undecaprenyl-diphosphate phosphatase: protein MSVLQGIILGFIQGIAEFLPVSSSGHLKLAQHLFGLKEVPLLFDVLLHLATLCSVILFFRKKIWNLLCTFFRLITFRKINSEDTVLAENEMKNRKMILAVILATLVTGIIGIFTSKLLDSDSVSIKLICAGFIITAVLLITSAYVEKHINSKTDVPSWIQSLIIGFAQGIGTLPGISRSGSSIAGALYSKVDRVSAGEFSFIISIPAILGAFILEAKDLGNVKESVGVVPVAAGCITAFASGFFALAFLMRLIKKGRLEWFACYLIPLGICGIIFF from the coding sequence ATGTCGGTCTTACAAGGAATTATTTTAGGTTTTATTCAGGGAATCGCAGAATTTCTGCCTGTTTCATCCTCAGGACATCTTAAACTTGCTCAGCATCTTTTTGGATTAAAAGAAGTTCCTCTTCTTTTTGATGTCCTGCTTCATCTTGCAACACTTTGTTCTGTAATTTTATTTTTCAGAAAAAAAATATGGAATCTGTTATGCACTTTTTTCAGACTTATTACTTTCAGAAAAATAAATTCTGAAGACACTGTCCTTGCAGAAAACGAAATGAAAAACAGAAAAATGATTCTTGCTGTAATTCTTGCAACTCTCGTAACCGGAATCATCGGAATATTTACATCAAAACTTTTAGATTCAGATTCTGTTTCTATTAAACTCATCTGCGCCGGTTTTATCATAACAGCAGTGCTTCTTATAACTTCTGCTTACGTAGAAAAACACATCAATAGTAAAACAGATGTGCCATCCTGGATTCAGTCTTTAATCATAGGATTTGCCCAGGGTATCGGTACACTTCCGGGAATTTCAAGAAGCGGTTCTTCCATTGCAGGTGCCTTGTACAGTAAAGTTGACCGGGTTTCTGCAGGAGAATTTTCTTTTATAATTTCCATACCTGCCATCCTTGGAGCTTTTATCCTTGAAGCAAAAGATTTAGGAAATGTAAAGGAATCTGTTGGAGTAGTTCCTGTTGCTGCCGGATGTATTACAGCATTTGCCAGCGGATTTTTTGCACTGGCATTTTTAATGCGTCTTATAAAGAAAGGCCGGCTTGAATGGTTTGCCTGTTACTTAATTCCACTGGGAATCTGCGGAATTATTTTTTTCTAA
- a CDS encoding Lrp/AsnC family transcriptional regulator yields MNESEEILNLLRDNGRISVEDISAMTKRSVEEVSAIIQKLENDGVIMKYAAIINPEKDLSAKEMVRAEIEIQVTPEREHGFDGIADRIYRFPQVKSLYLMSGGYDFKVIIEGDTLQEVADFVARKLSTLEGVRATKTCFILKTYKENDIVYVETDCDRREGAMA; encoded by the coding sequence ATGAACGAATCAGAAGAAATTTTAAATTTATTGCGTGACAATGGACGTATTTCAGTTGAAGACATTTCTGCCATGACAAAAAGATCCGTGGAAGAAGTCAGCGCCATTATTCAGAAGCTTGAAAATGACGGCGTAATCATGAAGTACGCGGCGATAATTAATCCGGAAAAAGATTTGAGCGCAAAAGAAATGGTTCGTGCAGAAATTGAAATTCAGGTTACTCCTGAGCGTGAGCATGGTTTTGATGGAATTGCTGACCGTATATACAGATTCCCGCAGGTAAAATCTTTGTACCTGATGAGCGGCGGTTATGATTTTAAGGTCATAATCGAAGGAGATACTCTTCAGGAAGTAGCTGACTTTGTTGCCCGTAAATTATCAACTCTTGAGGGCGTAAGAGCTACAAAGACCTGTTTTATTCTTAAGACATATAAAGAAAACGACATCGTTTATGTAGAAACTGATTGCGATCGTCGTGAAGGAGCTATGGCATGA
- a CDS encoding bifunctional 3,4-dihydroxy-2-butanone-4-phosphate synthase/GTP cyclohydrolase II, which produces MEETFNKIEEALEDLRNGKIIMVTDDENRENEGDLIVAARYATPENVNFMASYAKGLICMPLSLELARKYEFVPMTSNNTDNHETAFTISVDHVSTSTGISAFDRSATALALVNPESKPEDFRRPGHMFPLIAKPKGTFERNGHTEATVDLCRLAGLEEAGLCCEIMSDDGHMARLPELRELAKKWNMKLISIADLITYRKSHEKIVERAACANLPTKYGQFKMYGYKDLITGAEHAALVMGDVSDGKPVLCRVHSECLTGDAFGSLKCDCGDQFESAMKHIAQEGRGVLVYLRQEGRGIGLLNKIKAYALQDEGMDTVDANLALGLPEDARDYNCGIQILRDLGISRLKLMTNNPKKIYGLNSKECGLEITERVPIQMPVRAQDKFYLKTKAVRMGHILTNV; this is translated from the coding sequence ATGGAAGAAACTTTTAACAAAATAGAAGAAGCTCTGGAAGATCTCCGTAACGGTAAAATCATTATGGTTACCGATGACGAAAACAGAGAAAATGAAGGCGACCTTATTGTTGCAGCAAGATATGCAACTCCAGAAAACGTAAACTTCATGGCTTCTTATGCAAAAGGTCTTATCTGCATGCCTCTCAGTCTTGAACTTGCACGTAAGTATGAATTTGTTCCAATGACTTCTAACAATACGGACAATCATGAAACTGCATTTACAATTTCTGTTGATCATGTTTCTACTTCAACAGGTATAAGTGCATTCGACCGTTCTGCAACAGCCCTTGCTCTTGTTAATCCAGAATCAAAACCTGAAGATTTTAGAAGACCGGGACATATGTTTCCGCTTATTGCAAAACCAAAGGGAACTTTTGAGCGCAACGGTCATACAGAAGCAACTGTTGATTTATGTCGGCTTGCAGGTCTGGAAGAAGCAGGTCTCTGCTGTGAAATTATGAGTGATGACGGACACATGGCACGCCTTCCTGAACTTAGGGAACTTGCTAAAAAATGGAATATGAAACTCATTTCTATTGCAGATCTTATCACTTACAGAAAGAGTCATGAAAAAATAGTGGAACGTGCTGCCTGCGCAAATCTTCCGACAAAGTACGGCCAGTTTAAAATGTACGGTTACAAAGATTTAATCACAGGAGCAGAACATGCAGCCCTTGTTATGGGAGATGTTTCTGACGGTAAGCCTGTTCTTTGCCGCGTACACAGTGAATGTCTTACAGGAGATGCTTTCGGTTCATTAAAATGTGACTGCGGAGATCAGTTTGAATCAGCAATGAAACACATAGCTCAGGAAGGCAGAGGTGTTCTTGTCTATCTTCGTCAGGAAGGACGTGGTATTGGACTTTTAAATAAAATAAAAGCTTACGCACTTCAGGATGAAGGAATGGATACTGTTGATGCAAATCTGGCTTTAGGTCTTCCGGAAGATGCCCGGGACTACAACTGCGGAATTCAGATTTTAAGAGATCTGGGAATAAGCAGGCTTAAGCTTATGACAAACAATCCTAAAAAAATCTACGGACTTAACAGTAAAGAATGTGGTCTTGAAATAACTGAACGGGTTCCGATACAGATGCCGGTTCGTGCTCAGGATAAATTTTACTTAAAAACTAAAGCTGTCCGCATGGGACACATATTAACAAATGTTTAA